One Serinicoccus chungangensis genomic window carries:
- a CDS encoding fasciclin domain-containing protein, giving the protein MRISKGILAVSMASALALSACGGEGDDMAAEGGSSAEQSSEDMASEDMESEDMESEDDMADDEMETEEDMAGGEMDPAANLVGPGCADYAEQVPDGDGSVEGMAQDPVAVAASNNPLLTQLTAAVSGEVNPDVDLVDTLNGDEFTVFAPVDEAFEAIDQETMATLQEDSELLSSILTYHVVPGQMSPDEVVGEQTTVQGETLEVTGSGDELMVNDASVICGGVQTANATVYLIDGVLMPQG; this is encoded by the coding sequence ATGCGTATCTCCAAGGGAATCCTGGCCGTCTCGATGGCCTCCGCGCTGGCGCTGTCCGCCTGCGGCGGCGAGGGTGACGACATGGCCGCCGAGGGCGGCAGCTCGGCCGAGCAGTCCAGCGAGGACATGGCCTCCGAGGACATGGAGTCCGAGGACATGGAGTCCGAGGACGACATGGCCGACGACGAGATGGAGACCGAGGAGGACATGGCCGGCGGCGAGATGGACCCCGCCGCCAACCTCGTCGGCCCGGGCTGCGCCGACTACGCGGAGCAGGTGCCGGACGGCGACGGCTCGGTCGAGGGCATGGCCCAGGACCCGGTCGCCGTGGCGGCGAGCAACAACCCGCTGCTCACCCAGCTGACCGCCGCCGTCTCCGGCGAGGTCAACCCGGACGTCGACCTGGTCGACACCCTCAACGGCGACGAGTTCACCGTCTTCGCCCCGGTCGACGAGGCCTTCGAGGCCATCGACCAGGAGACCATGGCCACGCTGCAGGAGGACTCCGAGCTGCTGAGCTCCATCCTCACCTACCACGTCGTGCCGGGCCAGATGAGCCCCGACGAGGTCGTGGGCGAGCAGACCACGGTCCAGGGCGAGACCCTCGAGGTCACCGGCTCCGGTGACGAGCTCATGGTCAACGACGCCTCGGTGATCTGCGGCGGCGTCCAGACCGCCAACGCCACCGTCTACCTCATCGACGGCGTGCTGATGCCGCAGGGCTGA
- a CDS encoding molybdopterin-dependent oxidoreductase, which yields MTTTTPSRGQRAAGAASGLLAGGAGVLAGEGLARLLDVTGPVVAVGNRAVDLTPRPLKEWAISTFGAADKAVLLAGVLVTLVVLLLVLGWVGVRHRAVGLTGTALLVALAGAAMALDPAQGGGAPAVAASVAGMLLVGVGGLAWLLSAVRARSEQGSGLDRRRFLLATSTVAALGAAGGATRALGGSPASGELDLPTPAMPAEPVPDGVSFDVDGLTPHVTPTPDFYRVDTALQVPAVDAGSHVLRITGMVDRPLELSMADLLSRDLVERRITLTCVSNEVGGDLLGNATWIGIPVRELLAEAGVQDGADAVRSVSVDGFTAGTPLEVLTDDREALVALGMNGGPLPAEHGYPVRMVTPGLYGYVSATKWLTELEVTRFADFTAYWTDRGYAAQAPIKLSSRIDVPGSFAQLEAGDVTVAGVAWAQTVGIERVQVRADEGEWQDAELGVEDSDQTWRAWRWTWSAEPGSHRLEVRATDRAGTTQTSRREPIAPDGSTGWHNVTVTVA from the coding sequence ATGACGACGACAACGCCCTCGCGGGGCCAGCGCGCAGCCGGAGCGGCCTCCGGGCTGCTCGCCGGCGGTGCCGGGGTGCTCGCGGGGGAGGGCCTCGCACGGCTGCTCGACGTCACCGGGCCGGTCGTGGCCGTCGGCAACCGCGCGGTCGACCTCACCCCCCGCCCGCTCAAGGAGTGGGCCATCAGCACCTTCGGCGCGGCCGACAAGGCCGTCCTGCTGGCGGGGGTCCTCGTCACGCTGGTCGTGCTGCTCCTCGTGCTCGGGTGGGTCGGTGTGCGGCACCGCGCGGTCGGGCTCACGGGCACCGCGCTCCTGGTGGCCCTGGCCGGTGCGGCCATGGCCCTCGACCCCGCCCAGGGCGGGGGCGCCCCGGCCGTCGCAGCGTCCGTTGCGGGGATGCTGCTCGTCGGGGTCGGGGGTCTGGCGTGGCTGCTCTCGGCCGTGCGGGCGCGCAGCGAGCAGGGGTCGGGACTGGACCGTCGGCGGTTCCTCCTGGCCACGTCCACCGTGGCGGCCCTGGGTGCGGCGGGCGGTGCCACCCGCGCCCTCGGGGGCTCGCCGGCCTCCGGAGAGCTCGACCTACCCACCCCCGCGATGCCGGCGGAGCCGGTGCCGGACGGTGTGAGCTTCGACGTGGACGGGCTGACCCCCCACGTCACGCCGACCCCCGACTTCTACCGCGTGGACACCGCGCTGCAGGTGCCCGCGGTGGACGCCGGCTCGCACGTGCTGCGCATCACCGGGATGGTCGACCGGCCGCTGGAGCTGTCGATGGCGGACCTGCTCTCCCGCGACCTGGTGGAGCGCCGCATCACCCTCACGTGCGTCAGCAACGAGGTCGGTGGTGACCTGCTCGGCAACGCCACCTGGATCGGCATCCCGGTGCGCGAGCTGCTCGCCGAGGCCGGCGTGCAGGACGGCGCCGACGCCGTGCGCTCGGTCAGCGTCGACGGCTTCACGGCCGGCACGCCGCTCGAGGTCCTCACCGACGACCGCGAGGCGCTCGTCGCCCTGGGCATGAACGGCGGCCCGCTGCCGGCCGAGCACGGATACCCCGTGCGCATGGTCACCCCCGGCCTCTACGGCTACGTCTCGGCCACGAAGTGGCTGACCGAGCTGGAGGTCACCCGCTTCGCGGACTTCACCGCCTACTGGACCGACCGCGGGTATGCCGCCCAGGCCCCGATCAAGCTCTCCTCCCGCATCGACGTGCCGGGCTCGTTCGCCCAGCTCGAGGCCGGTGACGTCACCGTGGCCGGTGTCGCCTGGGCCCAGACCGTCGGCATCGAGCGCGTGCAGGTGCGCGCGGACGAGGGGGAGTGGCAGGACGCCGAGCTCGGCGTCGAGGACTCCGACCAGACCTGGCGCGCCTGGCGCTGGACCTGGTCGGCCGAGCCGGGCTCGCACCGGCTCGAGGTCCGCGCGACCGACCGCGCGGGCACCACCCAGACCTCCCGGCGGGAGCCCATCGCTCCTGACGGGTCCACCGGATGGCACAACGTCACGGTCACCGTTGCGTGA
- a CDS encoding GNAT family N-acetyltransferase yields the protein MAGHEILISADDRPGREELLGLYDAVGWSSYTTDPETLEAAVAGSTRVVTARYGEDLLGLARVISDGATIAYLQDVLVRPELQREGVGRALVVAALEPFARCRQKVLLTEDEPGQRAFYESLGWTEIRDHEDGRLRAFVQLR from the coding sequence GTGGCCGGCCACGAGATCCTCATCAGCGCCGATGACCGCCCGGGCCGCGAAGAGCTGCTCGGGCTCTACGACGCCGTGGGCTGGTCGTCCTACACCACCGACCCCGAGACCCTCGAGGCGGCCGTCGCGGGGTCGACCCGGGTCGTGACGGCCCGCTACGGCGAGGACCTGCTCGGTTTGGCGCGGGTCATCTCCGACGGGGCGACCATCGCCTACCTGCAGGACGTCCTCGTCCGACCCGAGCTGCAGCGGGAGGGGGTGGGCCGGGCCCTCGTGGTGGCGGCCCTGGAGCCCTTCGCGCGGTGCCGCCAGAAGGTCCTCCTCACCGAGGACGAGCCCGGTCAGCGCGCGTTCTACGAGTCTCTCGGCTGGACCGAGATCCGGGACCACGAGGACGGTCGGCTGAGGGCGTTCGTGCAGCTGCGGTGA
- the aceB gene encoding malate synthase A — protein sequence MTTPPTTALDLPDGVEVTGDLRPGYEQILSRTALELVASLHRELEPRRQQRLAARAEVVARVAAGEDLDVLPETAQIRSDRTWRVADPAPGLEDRRVEMTGPTDRKMTINAMNSGARVWLADQEDANTPLWENVVEGQINLRDAILGTISYTSPEGKEYALTTTDQSRLPTIVMRPRGWHLDEKHVTVDGQRVAGGLVDFALFMGASARAQLDAGKGPYLYLPKMEHHLEARLWNDAFLLAQDALGIPRGTIRATCLIETFPAAFQMEEILYELREHSAGLNAGRWDYLFSVIKTYRTRGADFLLPDRASVTMTAPFMRAYTELLVSTCHRRGAHAIGGMAAFIPSKDEEVNAAAFEKVTADKQREADDGFDGSWVAHPGMVPTCREVFDQVLGGRPHQLDRTREDVRVRPADLLDVAATPGEVTERGLRANIEVGIQYLSVWLTGRGAVGIHHLMEDAATAEISRSQVWQWLHHGVTLADTGEPVTRELVHRLTDEVVAELPGEESDHRAATELFLQVAVADDFVDFLTVPAYETMP from the coding sequence ATGACGACCCCACCGACCACGGCCCTGGACCTGCCCGACGGCGTCGAGGTCACCGGCGACCTGCGCCCGGGCTACGAGCAGATCCTCAGCCGGACCGCGCTCGAGCTGGTCGCCTCCCTGCACCGGGAGCTGGAGCCGCGCCGGCAGCAGCGGCTGGCCGCCCGGGCGGAGGTCGTCGCGCGGGTCGCCGCCGGGGAGGACCTGGACGTCCTGCCCGAGACCGCCCAGATCCGCTCCGACCGCACGTGGCGGGTGGCGGACCCCGCGCCGGGGCTGGAGGACCGGCGGGTCGAGATGACCGGGCCGACCGACCGCAAGATGACCATCAACGCGATGAACTCCGGGGCCCGGGTGTGGCTGGCCGACCAGGAGGACGCCAACACCCCCCTGTGGGAGAACGTCGTCGAGGGGCAGATCAACCTGCGCGACGCGATCCTGGGCACCATCTCCTACACCTCCCCCGAGGGCAAGGAGTACGCCCTCACGACCACCGACCAGAGCCGGCTGCCGACGATCGTCATGCGGCCGCGAGGCTGGCACCTGGACGAGAAGCACGTCACCGTCGACGGCCAGCGGGTCGCCGGGGGCCTGGTCGACTTCGCCCTCTTCATGGGCGCGAGCGCCCGCGCCCAGCTCGACGCCGGCAAGGGCCCCTACCTCTACCTTCCCAAGATGGAGCACCACCTCGAGGCCCGGCTGTGGAACGACGCCTTCCTCCTGGCCCAGGACGCCCTCGGCATCCCCCGGGGCACGATCCGCGCCACCTGCCTCATCGAGACCTTCCCGGCGGCCTTCCAGATGGAGGAGATCCTCTACGAGCTGCGCGAGCACTCCGCCGGGCTCAACGCCGGCCGCTGGGACTACCTCTTCAGCGTCATCAAGACCTACCGGACGCGCGGGGCGGACTTCCTGCTCCCCGACCGGGCCTCCGTGACGATGACCGCGCCCTTCATGCGGGCCTACACCGAGCTGCTCGTCAGCACCTGTCACCGGCGCGGCGCGCACGCCATCGGCGGCATGGCCGCCTTCATCCCGTCCAAGGACGAGGAGGTCAACGCCGCGGCCTTCGAGAAGGTCACCGCCGACAAGCAGCGCGAGGCCGACGACGGGTTCGACGGCTCCTGGGTGGCGCACCCCGGGATGGTGCCCACGTGCCGGGAGGTCTTCGACCAGGTCCTGGGCGGGCGGCCGCACCAGCTGGACCGCACCCGGGAGGACGTCCGGGTCCGTCCCGCCGACCTGCTCGACGTCGCCGCCACCCCCGGCGAGGTCACCGAGCGGGGGCTGCGCGCCAACATCGAGGTCGGCATTCAGTACCTCTCCGTCTGGCTGACGGGCCGAGGCGCGGTCGGCATCCACCACCTCATGGAGGACGCCGCGACCGCCGAGATCAGCCGCAGCCAGGTGTGGCAGTGGCTCCACCACGGGGTCACCCTCGCCGACACCGGCGAGCCGGTGACCCGCGAGCTCGTCCACCGGCTCACCGACGAGGTGGTGGCCGAGCTCCCCGGGGAGGAGTCCGACCACCGCGCGGCGACCGAGCTCTTCCTCCAGGTGGCCGTCGCCGACGACTTCGTCGACTTCCTCACCGTGCCGGCCTACGAGACGATGCCCTGA
- a CDS encoding FAD-linked oxidase C-terminal domain-containing protein, with protein MTQSDAQAGVRALLHELQGVLPEHTLVTDPAQRETYACDGLAAYRVRPALVVLVESADHVALVVRACARHGVPFVARGSGTGLSGGALPHADGVLVVTSRLRTLHEVRPQDQRAVVDPGVVNLAVSRAADPHGYYFAPDPSSQQICSVGGNVAENSGGAHCLKYGFTAGHVLSLEVVTPDGQQVTLGTEAPDAPGYDLLGAFVGSEGTLGVATRATLRLTRLPEEVRTCLAGFGSTDDAGAATSAVIAAGIVPAAMEIMDALAIEAAEAAVSCDYPEGAGAVLVVELDGPALEVEGELEQVRRICREQGALEFRTAGDAAERAEIWRGRKSAFAAVGRISPDYIVQDGVVPRTALPQVLREMGRISADRGVRVANVFHAGDGNLHPLVLFDADEEGATERAEEVSGMILDLCIAHGGSITGEHGVGADKARYMPRMFEPADLDTMQLLRCAFDPAGLANPGKIYPTPRMCGERPRVVHAADEAVPDGAEVF; from the coding sequence ATGACGCAGAGCGACGCACAGGCGGGGGTCCGCGCGCTCCTGCACGAGCTGCAGGGTGTGCTGCCGGAGCACACCCTGGTCACCGACCCCGCCCAGCGCGAGACGTATGCCTGCGACGGGCTGGCGGCCTACCGCGTCCGGCCCGCCCTGGTGGTCCTCGTGGAGAGCGCGGACCACGTCGCGTTGGTCGTGCGGGCCTGCGCGCGCCACGGCGTCCCCTTCGTCGCCCGGGGCTCGGGCACCGGCCTCTCGGGGGGCGCGCTCCCCCACGCCGACGGCGTCCTCGTCGTCACCAGCCGGTTGCGCACGCTGCACGAGGTGCGCCCGCAGGACCAGCGCGCCGTGGTGGACCCCGGCGTCGTCAACCTCGCCGTCAGCAGGGCCGCGGACCCGCACGGCTACTACTTCGCGCCCGACCCCAGCAGCCAGCAGATCTGCTCCGTCGGCGGCAACGTGGCCGAGAACTCCGGCGGGGCGCACTGCCTCAAGTACGGCTTCACCGCCGGCCACGTCCTCTCCCTCGAGGTCGTCACGCCGGACGGCCAGCAGGTCACGCTCGGCACCGAGGCCCCGGACGCCCCGGGCTACGACCTGCTGGGCGCCTTCGTGGGCAGCGAGGGCACGCTCGGCGTCGCCACCCGCGCCACCCTGCGGCTGACCCGCCTGCCCGAGGAGGTGCGGACCTGCCTGGCGGGCTTCGGGAGCACCGACGACGCCGGGGCCGCCACGAGCGCCGTCATCGCGGCGGGGATCGTGCCCGCGGCGATGGAGATCATGGACGCGCTCGCGATCGAGGCCGCCGAGGCGGCGGTGTCGTGCGACTACCCGGAGGGGGCCGGCGCGGTGCTCGTCGTCGAGCTGGACGGGCCGGCCCTGGAGGTGGAGGGGGAGCTGGAGCAGGTGCGGCGGATCTGCCGCGAGCAGGGCGCCCTGGAGTTCCGGACGGCCGGCGACGCCGCGGAGCGCGCCGAGATCTGGCGGGGCCGCAAGTCGGCCTTCGCCGCGGTCGGGCGGATCTCGCCGGACTACATCGTCCAGGACGGGGTCGTGCCGCGGACCGCGCTCCCGCAGGTGCTGCGAGAGATGGGCCGGATCAGCGCCGACCGCGGGGTCCGGGTGGCCAACGTCTTCCACGCGGGCGACGGCAACCTGCACCCCCTCGTGCTGTTCGACGCCGACGAGGAGGGGGCGACCGAGCGCGCCGAGGAGGTCTCGGGGATGATCCTCGACCTGTGCATCGCCCACGGCGGGTCCATCACCGGTGAGCACGGGGTGGGTGCCGACAAGGCGAGGTACATGCCGCGCATGTTCGAGCCCGCCGACCTCG